In Zobellia roscoffensis, the following are encoded in one genomic region:
- a CDS encoding alpha/beta hydrolase, producing the protein MFRTTEISDAAYESANLRFITVKTNKLKGRGDICVFVPPMTDLVDLPLVILLHGVYGSAWVWSQKAGVHISALEMMESGEIPPMVIAMPSDGLWGDGSGYLPHNQKDFESWIVDDVPNAIIENIPSVSKKSELFISGLSMGGFGALRLGVKYHNRFKAISGHSSITDLEQMHLFVEESLDNYEQEDAWENSVWALIKKNKNHLPYLRFDCGSQDQLIAYNRKLHEQLEEHEIPHIYEEFNGAHEWTYWSEHVKDTLRFFASHS; encoded by the coding sequence ATGTTCAGAACCACCGAAATTTCAGATGCCGCATACGAGAGTGCAAACCTTAGGTTCATAACTGTAAAGACCAATAAACTAAAGGGCAGAGGGGATATTTGTGTATTTGTACCACCCATGACGGACTTGGTAGATTTGCCACTTGTTATTTTGCTTCATGGGGTTTATGGCAGTGCTTGGGTGTGGTCTCAAAAGGCGGGAGTTCATATTTCTGCCCTTGAGATGATGGAGAGCGGGGAAATTCCACCGATGGTGATAGCTATGCCTTCAGACGGACTTTGGGGAGATGGTTCCGGTTATCTTCCGCATAATCAAAAAGATTTTGAAAGTTGGATTGTTGATGATGTACCTAATGCCATAATAGAGAATATTCCATCTGTTAGTAAAAAATCAGAACTGTTTATATCCGGATTGTCCATGGGTGGTTTTGGTGCTTTACGTTTAGGCGTGAAATATCATAATCGATTTAAAGCAATTTCTGGTCACTCGTCCATTACAGATTTAGAGCAGATGCATCTTTTTGTAGAAGAATCCTTGGATAATTATGAGCAGGAAGATGCTTGGGAGAATTCCGTTTGGGCATTAATAAAAAAGAATAAGAATCATTTACCATACTTGCGTTTTGATTGTGGTAGCCAAGATCAGCTTATAGCATATAACCGAAAGCTTCACGAGCAGTTAGAAGAGCATGAAATTCCTCACATTTATGAGGAGTTTAATGGAGCTCATGAATGGACGTACTGGAGCGAACATGTCAAAGATACGTTACGATTTTTTGCTTCTCACAGTTAA
- a CDS encoding NAD(P)/FAD-dependent oxidoreductase, which translates to MSESTTNNQNCVVIGASHAGVNFAFALRREGWEGTITMIDIDPTLPYHRPPLSKAYLTSVDSIEKNLLKSEESYVKENINLKLGVWVDAINRENKKVVLADGTSLGYDKLVIATGARPIMPPIPGLDTAKNSFALRSAADVANIRKTVAENVGLKVVVIGGGYIGLETAASLKKMGAEVVVLERESRTLARVTAPEMSLFFQKLHAEHGVAVLTEKNVVSIESNGNRNIVVCSDGTNYEADMIVVGVGIHVNKELAEKAGLTIENGIQVNEMAQTSDKDIYAIGDCTFHHNPHYKRHIRLESVQNAVDQAKIAAAAINGKVCAYNSLPWFWSDQYDVKLQMVGLSQDYDDVVVRKEADKENCFSVWYFKGDTLLAVDAVNNAKAYVYGTKFIKGGEKLDKSKLGDPTAEFKPANLIAQ; encoded by the coding sequence ATGTCAGAAAGTACAACAAACAATCAAAATTGTGTAGTAATAGGCGCCAGCCATGCAGGGGTGAACTTTGCGTTTGCTTTGCGCAGAGAAGGCTGGGAGGGTACAATTACCATGATAGATATTGACCCTACTTTACCTTACCACAGGCCTCCATTGTCCAAAGCATATTTGACCAGTGTAGATAGCATTGAGAAAAACCTTCTGAAGTCAGAAGAGAGTTATGTAAAAGAGAATATAAATCTTAAACTGGGTGTTTGGGTAGACGCTATTAACCGCGAAAATAAGAAGGTTGTTTTAGCTGATGGAACATCGCTAGGATATGATAAACTCGTAATTGCCACTGGTGCTCGGCCAATTATGCCTCCTATTCCGGGGTTGGATACGGCAAAGAATTCATTTGCGTTACGATCAGCTGCAGATGTGGCCAATATCCGAAAGACCGTTGCAGAAAATGTAGGTCTTAAGGTAGTAGTTATTGGAGGAGGATATATTGGACTAGAAACTGCTGCATCCCTAAAAAAAATGGGAGCAGAAGTAGTCGTTTTAGAACGAGAGTCTAGGACACTCGCCAGGGTAACAGCACCGGAAATGTCCCTATTTTTTCAAAAACTTCATGCTGAGCATGGTGTAGCCGTACTCACCGAAAAAAATGTAGTTTCTATAGAGAGTAATGGGAATAGAAATATCGTGGTCTGTTCGGATGGAACGAATTATGAGGCCGATATGATTGTGGTTGGTGTTGGTATTCATGTAAACAAAGAACTGGCAGAAAAAGCCGGTTTGACCATAGAAAATGGTATTCAGGTGAATGAAATGGCACAAACCAGTGATAAAGATATTTATGCCATTGGGGATTGTACTTTTCATCATAATCCGCATTACAAGCGTCATATCCGCTTAGAATCGGTACAAAATGCGGTAGATCAAGCAAAAATTGCAGCAGCAGCCATAAATGGTAAAGTATGCGCTTACAATTCTTTACCATGGTTTTGGTCTGATCAATATGATGTAAAATTACAGATGGTAGGTCTTTCTCAGGATTATGATGATGTAGTGGTGCGCAAAGAAGCGGATAAAGAAAACTGCTTTTCTGTGTGGTACTTTAAAGGCGATACGCTTTTGGCCGTCGATGCCGTAAACAATGCGAAAGCCTACGTGTACGGCACAAAATTTATCAAAGGAGGCGAGAAATTAGATAAATCAAAATTGGGTGATCCTACGGCTGAGTTCAAGCCAGCTAATCTTATCGCGCAATAA
- a CDS encoding UxaA family hydrolase yields the protein MSKQFLQIHPEDNVLAALTNISKGSEISHNNDRFELTVDVKAKHKFTTTNLNVGDSIIMYGSLVGKATKPIAKGETITTENVVHASSEYAVGQEKLSWTAPDVSKWKDVTFNGYHRADGNVGTANHWLVIPLVFCENRNVDVMKSALLKSLGYHTTTDFVVDTEVLVKQYKNGASESDLLSSDIIKTSEEIKQNRTFPNVDGIKFLNHDGGCGGIRQDSETLCNLLAGYITHPNTAGATILSLGCQNAQFKLLEAAIAKLDPNFKKPLHILEQQKSSSERQFIEEAVKKTFVGLIEANKTERKPAPLTNLVLGLECGGSDGFSGISANPSLGYASDLLVGLGATTVLSEFPELNGVEQELINRCETEENATKFAKLMRAYSDKAVSVGSGFENNPSPGNIKDGLITDAMKSAGAAKKGGTSPVTDVLDYTEPVRKKGLNLLCTPGNDVESTTGLAGSGCNVICFTTGLGTPTGNPIAPVIKLSSNNTLSSRMKDIIDFNTGTVITGEDTIETKGEELLEYIIKVASGEVIPAAVRLGQEDFIPWKRGISL from the coding sequence ATGTCAAAGCAATTTTTGCAAATACACCCAGAAGATAATGTTCTGGCAGCTCTTACCAATATCTCAAAAGGTTCTGAGATTTCTCATAATAACGACCGTTTTGAATTAACGGTAGACGTTAAGGCCAAACATAAGTTTACAACCACCAACCTAAACGTTGGTGATTCCATTATTATGTATGGTTCTTTAGTAGGTAAGGCTACAAAACCTATTGCTAAAGGAGAAACTATTACTACTGAAAATGTAGTTCATGCTTCTTCGGAATATGCTGTTGGTCAAGAAAAACTAAGCTGGACAGCACCGGATGTTAGCAAATGGAAAGATGTTACTTTCAACGGATATCATAGAGCAGACGGGAATGTAGGTACGGCCAATCATTGGCTAGTAATTCCTCTAGTTTTCTGTGAGAACAGAAATGTAGACGTAATGAAATCTGCATTATTAAAATCATTAGGATATCATACCACAACTGATTTTGTAGTGGACACTGAGGTTCTTGTCAAGCAATATAAAAACGGCGCTTCTGAGAGTGACCTTTTATCTTCTGATATTATTAAAACTTCCGAAGAAATAAAGCAAAATAGAACCTTTCCGAACGTTGACGGTATCAAATTTTTGAACCATGATGGTGGCTGTGGCGGTATTCGTCAAGATTCTGAGACACTTTGTAATCTATTGGCGGGATACATTACCCACCCAAATACGGCAGGTGCAACAATTTTAAGCTTGGGTTGCCAAAATGCACAATTTAAATTATTAGAAGCTGCTATAGCCAAGCTTGACCCTAACTTTAAAAAGCCACTTCATATTCTAGAACAACAAAAAAGTTCTAGTGAACGTCAGTTTATAGAAGAGGCCGTTAAAAAAACATTTGTAGGTTTAATCGAAGCCAATAAAACTGAAAGGAAACCAGCTCCTCTTACTAACCTTGTTTTAGGTTTGGAATGTGGTGGTTCTGATGGTTTTTCAGGGATATCTGCAAATCCATCTTTGGGTTACGCTTCAGATTTATTGGTTGGTTTAGGAGCTACTACCGTACTTTCAGAATTTCCTGAATTGAACGGTGTAGAACAAGAACTTATTAACCGTTGTGAAACGGAAGAAAATGCAACAAAGTTTGCAAAACTTATGCGTGCTTATTCGGACAAAGCAGTTTCTGTTGGATCTGGATTTGAAAATAATCCATCGCCTGGAAACATTAAAGACGGACTTATTACCGATGCTATGAAGTCCGCTGGAGCAGCCAAAAAAGGTGGTACAAGTCCGGTTACCGATGTACTGGATTATACAGAACCCGTTAGAAAAAAAGGTCTGAATCTTTTATGTACGCCTGGTAATGATGTAGAAAGTACTACAGGTCTTGCCGGATCAGGTTGTAACGTAATCTGTTTTACAACAGGATTGGGAACACCTACTGGAAACCCTATTGCTCCGGTCATAAAATTATCCAGCAACAATACACTCAGTAGCCGTATGAAAGACATCATCGACTTTAATACCGGAACTGTAATTACAGGAGAGGATACTATTGAAACCAAAGGTGAGGAGCTATTGGAATACATTATAAAGGTAGCAAGCGGAGAAGTTATTCCCGCAGCCGTACGATTAGGCCAAGAGGATTTTATCCCTTGGAAAAGAGGTATATCACTATAA
- a CDS encoding 2Fe-2S iron-sulfur cluster-binding protein: protein MAKITFITNDEETITLEGTSGSVMALAVDNGVPGIDGDCGGVCSCATCHVHVAPEDMEKTGSASEIETDMLELDDNADEYSRLCCQIDITDAIDGVVLKVAK, encoded by the coding sequence ATGGCAAAAATCACTTTTATAACCAACGATGAAGAAACAATAACTTTAGAAGGAACCTCGGGTTCCGTAATGGCATTGGCCGTAGATAATGGTGTGCCGGGAATTGATGGCGATTGTGGCGGAGTTTGCTCCTGCGCTACTTGCCATGTGCATGTAGCTCCAGAAGACATGGAGAAAACAGGAAGTGCAAGCGAAATTGAGACAGATATGCTAGAGTTGGATGATAATGCAGATGAATATAGCCGTTTATGCTGCCAAATAGATATTACCGATGCTATTGATGGTGTTGTGTTGAAAGTAGCCAAATAA
- a CDS encoding cytochrome P450 — MKKSALPDPFEKARESKGYGKMDDQDDPVTMLLRHKDVRKTAHNYKTFQSGAVPGRIVVPSEVNIRETRQIPFEVDPPVHGMYRALVEPWFKRPLQAEYQEKLAAQIANIIDEVLQEDSVEVVTDLALKLQSRALTLLLNTPFSKSETWISWGTHVFRSEGEALDGDKANILYDYIDAQIDRAAKSPTDDMYSVLLDSEFEGRKLTKEEVKGVMVLTFAGGRDTVINAVTNAIAYLAENPESLERLRNEPEITGKTVEEMIRYFSPLTQMGRVVTEDTFVCEHAAKADTRVSLCWASANRDSKVFENPNEIVMDRKINPHVGFGFSHHNCLGATHARQIMKILLQTLAEKVSSFEILDCEENIEDLHHFKRKVGFHSIHMKFNPLIK; from the coding sequence ATGAAAAAAAGTGCGCTTCCAGATCCATTTGAAAAGGCTAGAGAGTCAAAAGGTTACGGTAAAATGGATGATCAAGATGATCCGGTAACCATGCTTTTACGTCATAAGGACGTTCGTAAAACAGCACACAATTATAAAACATTTCAATCAGGAGCTGTTCCCGGACGTATTGTGGTACCTTCTGAAGTAAATATTCGGGAGACACGTCAAATACCTTTTGAAGTAGATCCACCGGTCCATGGTATGTATAGGGCCTTAGTAGAACCTTGGTTTAAAAGGCCATTGCAGGCAGAATATCAAGAGAAGTTAGCGGCACAGATAGCGAATATAATAGACGAAGTACTTCAGGAAGATTCTGTTGAAGTAGTGACCGATTTGGCACTTAAGTTACAATCTAGGGCGTTAACGCTTCTTTTGAACACACCTTTTTCGAAATCCGAAACCTGGATATCTTGGGGAACCCACGTCTTTAGAAGTGAAGGTGAAGCTCTTGATGGGGACAAGGCGAATATCCTATATGATTATATAGATGCTCAAATAGACCGTGCAGCCAAAAGCCCAACGGACGACATGTACTCCGTGCTTTTGGACTCTGAATTTGAAGGTAGAAAGTTGACTAAAGAGGAAGTAAAAGGAGTAATGGTACTGACTTTTGCTGGGGGAAGAGACACCGTAATAAACGCGGTTACAAATGCCATAGCGTATTTGGCCGAAAACCCCGAGTCTTTGGAGCGCTTGCGTAATGAACCTGAAATTACAGGAAAGACCGTAGAAGAGATGATTCGGTATTTTTCTCCACTTACCCAAATGGGGCGTGTAGTTACGGAAGATACTTTTGTCTGCGAACATGCGGCAAAAGCAGATACTAGAGTATCATTATGTTGGGCGTCTGCCAATAGGGATTCCAAAGTGTTTGAGAATCCAAATGAGATTGTAATGGACCGAAAAATAAATCCGCATGTAGGTTTTGGCTTTAGTCATCATAATTGTTTGGGGGCTACCCATGCAAGACAGATAATGAAAATATTACTTCAGACTTTGGCTGAAAAAGTAAGCTCGTTTGAAATACTTGATTGCGAGGAAAACATAGAAGATTTACATCACTTTAAACGTAAAGTGGGCTTTCACAGTATACATATGAAATTCAATCCTTTAATAAAATAG
- a CDS encoding AraC family transcriptional regulator, which translates to MKPVLEPIHLDEQRTITSFYHSKKDFETPWHFHPQHELTYIEESVGTKFVGDYVGPYQPGELVLLRSNLPHCWKNNTNLEGLSKSIVIQWNIGVFPKVPELASLFHMLRTSSRGLLFNKEETAPLLSRLKKCPELEAHDLYIELLTILVKLSSCSYKTLSGASFTEDLPSEYGSRMAQIHDFVGLNYNRKIYLKEVADLVNMSEQSFSRFFTKMMGRPFFTFLNEFRINISARMLLDTHDSVSQIAFSCGYESLPFFHRQFKKFMDSSPLAYQRKYAKS; encoded by the coding sequence ATGAAACCTGTATTAGAGCCCATACACTTAGACGAGCAGCGTACGATTACAAGCTTTTATCATTCTAAAAAAGATTTTGAAACGCCTTGGCATTTTCACCCTCAACATGAGCTTACGTATATAGAAGAAAGCGTGGGTACTAAATTCGTGGGTGATTATGTTGGCCCGTACCAACCGGGCGAATTGGTTTTATTACGTTCAAATCTACCGCATTGCTGGAAAAACAACACCAATCTAGAAGGGCTATCAAAATCCATTGTGATACAATGGAATATTGGTGTTTTCCCTAAAGTACCGGAATTAGCTTCTTTATTTCATATGCTCAGGACCTCTTCTAGAGGGCTCTTATTCAATAAAGAAGAAACCGCTCCTCTTTTGTCGCGTTTAAAAAAATGTCCGGAACTAGAAGCTCATGACCTATACATTGAATTACTTACCATTTTAGTGAAATTATCCAGTTGTAGTTATAAAACGCTGTCCGGAGCTAGTTTTACGGAAGACCTACCTTCTGAGTATGGTAGTCGTATGGCTCAAATTCATGATTTTGTAGGATTGAACTATAATCGCAAAATTTACCTTAAAGAAGTGGCAGATTTAGTCAATATGTCAGAGCAATCATTTTCTAGGTTTTTCACCAAAATGATGGGGCGTCCTTTCTTTACTTTTCTAAATGAATTTCGCATAAATATCTCGGCAAGAATGCTTCTTGACACTCATGACTCAGTTTCTCAAATTGCATTTTCTTGTGGTTATGAATCGCTCCCTTTTTTTCATAGACAATTTAAAAAATTCATGGACAGCTCTCCCCTAGCCTACCAAAGAAAATACGCAAAATCCTAA
- a CDS encoding Zn-dependent alcohol dehydrogenase, with protein sequence MSIQSKSAVAKGDGSFIITEVTVAEPKADELLVKVKAAGLCHTDYDSLTWGKPIVMGHEGAGVIEKVGAGIKDLKVGDQVLLNWATPCYDCFQCQEGNQHICENNSPVVAGGNGHTPGHAHLEGSQWEGKPIERSFNLGTLSEYALVKESAVVKVEEENLNFSAASIISCGVMTGYGSVVNSAKLAAGSSAVILGCGGVGLNVINACEISGAGKIIAVDINPNKLELAKQFGATDVILADKGDEGLANVAEQVKTMLGGRGADYAFECTAIPALGAAPLAMIRNAGTAVQVSGIEEDITIDMRLFEWDKIYINPLYGKCRPQIDFPKLVRLYKKGDLKLDEMITKEYKLDDLQLALDDMLAGKNAKGVIVFD encoded by the coding sequence ATGTCTATTCAATCAAAAAGTGCAGTGGCTAAAGGAGATGGTTCTTTTATCATTACCGAAGTTACTGTTGCCGAACCAAAAGCGGACGAGTTACTTGTTAAGGTAAAGGCTGCTGGTCTTTGCCATACGGATTATGATTCCCTTACTTGGGGAAAACCTATTGTAATGGGGCATGAGGGAGCAGGAGTCATTGAAAAAGTAGGAGCTGGTATCAAAGATTTAAAAGTAGGGGACCAGGTTCTTTTGAATTGGGCAACTCCTTGTTATGATTGTTTTCAATGTCAAGAAGGCAATCAGCATATATGTGAAAACAATTCCCCGGTTGTCGCTGGTGGAAATGGGCATACTCCCGGTCATGCGCATTTGGAAGGTAGCCAATGGGAAGGTAAACCAATTGAACGTTCTTTTAATCTAGGTACGCTAAGCGAATACGCTTTGGTAAAAGAATCTGCAGTAGTTAAGGTAGAAGAGGAAAATTTAAATTTCTCTGCTGCTAGTATTATCAGTTGTGGCGTAATGACAGGCTATGGTTCGGTAGTGAATTCAGCAAAATTAGCTGCCGGTAGTTCTGCTGTAATTTTGGGATGTGGTGGTGTTGGACTCAATGTTATAAATGCCTGTGAAATTTCTGGCGCAGGTAAAATAATCGCTGTAGACATCAATCCTAATAAACTAGAGCTGGCCAAGCAATTTGGTGCTACAGATGTTATTCTTGCCGATAAGGGGGATGAGGGATTGGCAAACGTTGCAGAGCAGGTAAAAACTATGCTTGGGGGTAGAGGGGCAGATTATGCTTTTGAGTGTACCGCTATTCCTGCATTGGGAGCTGCTCCATTAGCAATGATTCGCAATGCAGGTACAGCCGTTCAGGTAAGTGGTATTGAGGAAGATATTACGATAGATATGCGTCTTTTTGAATGGGATAAAATTTACATCAACCCGCTGTATGGGAAATGCCGACCACAAATCGATTTTCCAAAACTGGTACGATTGTACAAAAAAGGAGATTTGAAGTTAGACGAAATGATTACCAAAGAATACAAACTAGATGATTTACAATTGGCCTTAGATGATATGTTGGCCGGTAAAAATGCAAAAGGGGTAATAGTTTTTGATTAA
- a CDS encoding alpha-L-fucosidase has protein sequence MNRIFTLILTGAVLASCGSKTEKKEETTAKETVVKYEPNWESIEKNYKDPEWFNDSKFGIFIHWGAYAVPAYGSEWYPRQMYMDTATFSAQLKLGQKGPNATYLHHKKTFGDQKEFGYKDFIPMFKAEKFDAKEWIDIFKKSGAKYVIPVADHHDGFAMYKSNTTRWNSVDMGPKRDVLGELFKEGREQGMIMGASSHYAFNWSFYNKKDKFDTTDPEYADLYSPKGKDLTEPVSEEFKKMWWDRTVDLIDNYQPDILWFDFYLDIPDYKEYRPKIAAYYYNKGLEWGKEVVINDKNFDHEAFPEGTVIYDLERGKLPGIRKLPWQTDTSIGKNSWCYVTNWESRTANSLVDDLVDIVSKNGNLLLNVGPKADGTIPEDQKEILFQIGDWLNTNGEAIYDTEYWSTFGEGPTEVKKGHHSEGQNKGFTGQDIRFTKKGDKLYAIMMEWPEGNKVDIKSLGKASEYGKDLNIKNVRLLGSDAKISFDVKDDALSISDLGNKSGDFAHVLEISL, from the coding sequence ATGAATAGAATTTTTACACTTATATTGACTGGTGCTGTTCTTGCTTCGTGCGGGTCAAAAACGGAAAAGAAAGAAGAAACTACTGCCAAAGAAACTGTAGTGAAGTATGAACCGAATTGGGAGTCGATTGAAAAAAATTACAAAGATCCTGAATGGTTTAACGACAGTAAGTTTGGTATTTTCATTCACTGGGGTGCCTATGCCGTACCGGCCTATGGTTCTGAATGGTATCCACGCCAGATGTACATGGATACAGCTACTTTTAGTGCTCAGTTAAAATTGGGTCAAAAAGGACCTAATGCAACGTATCTTCATCATAAGAAAACATTTGGAGACCAAAAGGAATTTGGATACAAGGATTTCATTCCTATGTTCAAGGCCGAAAAATTTGATGCTAAAGAATGGATAGATATTTTTAAGAAATCAGGTGCTAAATATGTAATTCCTGTTGCGGACCACCATGATGGTTTTGCCATGTACAAATCTAACACTACACGTTGGAATTCAGTAGACATGGGGCCTAAACGTGATGTTTTAGGTGAACTTTTTAAAGAAGGTCGTGAACAAGGTATGATAATGGGAGCGTCTTCTCACTACGCTTTTAACTGGTCTTTCTATAATAAAAAAGACAAGTTCGACACCACCGACCCAGAATATGCAGATTTATACTCTCCTAAAGGAAAGGACCTAACGGAGCCTGTTTCTGAAGAGTTTAAAAAAATGTGGTGGGATAGAACGGTAGATTTAATTGACAACTACCAACCGGATATTCTTTGGTTTGATTTCTATCTAGACATTCCTGATTATAAAGAATATCGTCCTAAAATTGCAGCTTACTACTATAACAAAGGTTTGGAATGGGGTAAAGAAGTAGTAATTAACGATAAGAATTTTGACCACGAGGCTTTCCCTGAAGGTACTGTCATCTATGATTTAGAACGTGGTAAGCTTCCTGGGATTCGTAAACTGCCTTGGCAAACGGATACTTCTATCGGAAAAAATTCTTGGTGCTATGTTACCAACTGGGAATCCAGAACTGCTAATAGTTTGGTTGATGATTTAGTTGATATTGTATCTAAAAACGGAAACCTTTTACTTAATGTAGGTCCAAAAGCAGATGGTACCATCCCAGAAGATCAGAAAGAAATTTTATTTCAAATTGGAGATTGGTTGAATACAAATGGTGAAGCCATTTACGACACGGAATACTGGAGCACTTTTGGCGAAGGACCTACCGAAGTTAAGAAAGGACACCACAGTGAAGGTCAGAACAAAGGCTTTACCGGTCAAGATATTCGCTTTACTAAAAAAGGAGATAAGCTTTATGCCATCATGATGGAATGGCCAGAAGGCAACAAAGTAGATATTAAATCTTTAGGGAAAGCCAGTGAATATGGTAAGGACCTAAATATCAAAAACGTGAGATTACTAGGTAGTGATGCTAAAATTTCCTTTGATGTGAAGGACGATGCGCTTTCAATTTCTGACTTGGGCAACAAGTCTGGAGATTTTGCACACGTGCTTGAGATATCGTTATAG
- a CDS encoding zinc-binding alcohol dehydrogenase family protein, which translates to MKYIVCEKPGEFILKEREEPTRKSGEAILKVKKVGICGTDLHAYAGNQAFFTYPRILGHELATQVVEINENPQGIKAGDNVVVMPYVSCGTCIACRNGKTNCCTNIKVLGVHTDGGMQEKITVPTNLLIPAQQLTDDQMAVVEPLAIGAHAIRRADLRPGETIVVVGCGPIGIGIMKLAQIAGAKVIAIDMNQQRLDYAKNDIGVDYVVLGGKDAVDQVSEITNGDLATAVFDATGHKGALEAGPDYMSHGGRYVLVGLSKGELVFTHPKIHAKETTIMCSRNATLEDFEHVISVLEKGGFPIDSFITHNVPYTEMIANFDGWLDPANGVIKATVDFD; encoded by the coding sequence ATGAAATATATTGTATGCGAAAAACCGGGAGAGTTCATTCTTAAAGAAAGAGAAGAACCCACAAGAAAATCCGGCGAAGCCATATTAAAAGTAAAAAAAGTAGGTATTTGCGGAACAGATTTACATGCTTACGCAGGTAACCAGGCATTTTTTACCTACCCTAGAATTCTTGGTCACGAATTGGCTACTCAAGTAGTTGAAATAAACGAGAATCCTCAAGGTATTAAAGCAGGAGATAACGTAGTGGTTATGCCCTATGTAAGCTGTGGTACTTGTATAGCCTGTAGAAATGGTAAAACCAACTGCTGTACGAATATCAAAGTTTTAGGTGTTCACACAGATGGAGGGATGCAAGAAAAAATTACGGTTCCTACCAATTTACTTATTCCAGCACAACAATTAACGGATGACCAAATGGCAGTTGTTGAACCCTTGGCTATTGGCGCACATGCAATACGTCGTGCAGACTTAAGACCGGGTGAAACTATTGTTGTTGTTGGCTGTGGTCCTATAGGAATCGGTATTATGAAATTGGCACAAATTGCAGGTGCAAAGGTAATTGCTATTGACATGAACCAACAACGCCTAGATTATGCCAAGAATGATATTGGTGTTGATTATGTGGTTTTAGGCGGAAAAGATGCTGTAGACCAAGTTTCAGAAATCACGAATGGTGATTTAGCTACGGCTGTTTTTGATGCAACAGGTCACAAAGGTGCTCTTGAAGCCGGTCCAGATTATATGTCACATGGTGGAAGATACGTATTGGTAGGTCTTTCTAAAGGCGAATTGGTATTTACACATCCAAAAATTCACGCTAAGGAAACAACTATTATGTGCAGTAGAAATGCGACCTTGGAAGATTTTGAACATGTGATTTCTGTTTTAGAAAAAGGTGGTTTCCCTATCGATTCTTTCATTACGCACAATGTTCCTTATACTGAAATGATAGCCAATTTTGATGGTTGGTTAGACCCAGCAAACGGAGTTATTAAAGCTACAGTTGATTTCGACTAA